DNA from Cupriavidus necator N-1:
GCAGTGCGGCGCCGACTTCGCCGAGACCACGGTCGTCAACGGCGGCACGCTCTCGGACCGGAAGGGGGTGAACGTGCCGGACGCGGTGCTGCCGCTGTCGGCCATGACCGAGAAGGACCGGCGCGACCTAGACTTCGGACTGGCGCTGGGTGCGGACTGGATCGCGCTGTCCTTCGTGCAGCGGCCGGAGGACATCCGGGAGATCAAGGCAATCGTCAACGGCCGCGCCGGCATCGTGGCCAAGCTGGAGAAGCCTGCCGCCATCCAGAGCCTGGACCTGATTGTCGCCGAGGCCGATGCCATCATGGTGGCGCGCGGCGACCTGGGCGTGGAGATGCCCGCCGAGCAGGTGCCGTCGCTGCAGAAGCAGATCGTCCGCGCGTGCCGCAAGGCCGGCAAGCCGGTCATCGTTGCCACGCAAATGCTTGAATCGATGATTGCCGCCCCCGTGCCTACCCGTGCGGAAGCGTCAGACGTGGCGACGGCGATCTACGACGGTGCCGACGCAGTCATGCTGTCGGCCGAGTCGGCTTCCGGCCGGTATCCGGTGGAGGCGGTGCGAATGATGAACAGCATTATCTCCCGCACGGAATCCGACCCGCTGTACCGCGACGCCATCGAGGCATCCCACACCCCGCCGCGCGCGGACGCGGCTGATGCCATCGGTTACGCGGTGCGGCATATCGTGGGCTTGCTCAGGGTGCCGGCGACGGTCGCCTATACCAGCTCGGGCTACTCGGCGCTGCGCATGGCGCGCGAGCGGCCGCAGGTGCCCATCCTCGGCATGACACCCCGCATGGCGACGGCGAGGCGGCTGACGCTCACCTGGGGCGTGCATGCGGTGCTCTGCCACGAGGTGCTGGATGTGCCGGAGATGACCGATCTGGCCAGCCGCACTGTGCTGGCGGAGGGGTTCGGGGAAGCCGGACAGTCCATCGTCATCTCCGCCGGACTGCCGTTCCTGGTGGCGGGAACCACCAACCTGCTGCGGATTGCGCAGATCCAATGAGGGGGTAGGGACGCCGCCGAACAGGTACGTCCCGGGGCATTGCCGCAGCGTTGCACGGTCCCCGCTGACAGAGGCCACTGCCACCTCCGTCAGCGGGCCGGGCCGCTCCCCTCCTGACCTCGACTCCCCCCTCGAAGGGGGTAGGCGATGCTGAGGCTTGGCTCATTTGCCCCGACTCTCGTTGACTACGGCTTTGGAAGCCCCCGGCGGGGCCTGCCGAAGACCGGGCAAATGATGGCCATGATGGTATCGAAACCGTGCAAAAGTCATATCCTGCTAATCAGCAGGGTGCCTTTGACGGCGCGCAGGCATGAGTGGCGCCGTTAAAGGCCTTCCGGCTGGCGAACCTCGCCCGGTTTTATCGACGCCAACACTGTACATGCGCTGGCGCGTGGTCTAGTCTTCACGTTGACCCGCGTTCGGGTGAAATCCGGGCGAAGGGGCCAATCAAGGCGCCAGTAAAAGCGCCAGTATCGGGGGTCTGGACTGCCATGAGTATCGAGATCGGAAAAGACATCACTGCGTTTGCCGACCAACTGCTGGACGCCGTATTCCTGGTCGACACGGGCGGCCGCATCCAGTATGTCAGCGCAGCCTGCGAGGGCATTTTTGGCTATACGCCGAAGGATATGGCGGGCGAGTTCATCATCGATCTGGTCATGCCCGCCGACCGGGACCGGACCATTGTCGAGGCCAAGCAGGTCATGTCGGGAAAGAAGCGGATCGGTTTTGAAAACCGCTATCGCCACAAGGACGGCAGTGCCGTCCATATCATGTGGTCCGCCGGATGGCTCCAGTCGGAACGGTTGCGCGTCGGGGTTGCCCGCGATGTCACTGCGCTGAAGAAGGAGAGCATTCTTGACCTTGGGCTGGCGCTTTCTTCCGTCCCGTTGGCGCCCCACGAGCAGAAAGTTTTGCGGCTGCTGTTGACCGACGCATCGGAAAAGCAGATTGCCCAGCGCCTCGGTCTGGCGGTTTCCACGACCCATTCCTATGTGACCGGCATCTTCCGGAAATTCGGCGTCAGGGGCCGGGCCGGGTTGATGAGCCTGTGGCTGGAAAACCTGACCAGGGATTAGCGGTAGCGGAAAACCGAACGCTGGATGGTTTCCAACGGCACAAATCCTAGTCTGTATTTGTCTGATACAAACTAGGATTTGTGCTTGTCGGAAATCGGCGCGGGGTTCGGACACCACGTTGCATGCCGCCGCTAGCCGGCACATAGTCCATCTTCATTCGCGTACTTCGGGCCCCAATCCGATATCTCCACCGGCGCCGCCATCAGCGCCTGAGCAACGGGCACTGCGACTTCGACATCGGCATGAACGCCTGCTCGCCCGGCACCGTGGCCAGCACCTTGTAGTAGTCCCATGGGTACTTGGATTCGGCCGGCGTCTTGACCTCGAACAGATACATGTCGTGGACCATGCGGCCGTCTTCGCGGATGCGGCCGTTCTTGGCAAAGAAGTCGTTGATCGGCATCGACTTCATCTTCTTCATCACCGCCGCAGTCTCGTCGGTGCCCGCTGCCTGCACGGCCTTCAGGTAGTGTGTCACCGATGAATATGCACCTGCCTGGCTCATGTTGGGCATCTTCCTGAGCTTGTCGAAATAGCGGCGCGACCACGCACGCGTGGCTTCATTCATGTCCCAGTAGAAGGCCTCGGTCAATACCAGACCGGAGGCCGTCTTCAGGCCGATGGCGTGGATGTCGTTGATATAGAGCAGCAGGCCCGCCATGCGCTGCGTGTTGTTGCGGGTCAGGCCGAATTCAGAGGCGGCCTTGATTGCGTTGACGGTATCGCCGCCGGCATTGGCCAGGCCCACCACCTGTGCCTTGCTGGCCTGCGCCTGCAGCAGATAAGAGGCGAAGTCGCTGGTGGCCAGCGGGTGGCGCGCGGCGCCAAGCACCTTGCCGCCGGTCTCGTTGATGA
Protein-coding regions in this window:
- the pyk gene encoding pyruvate kinase, which gives rise to MRRLRNAKIVATLGPASSTPDLIDALFEAGADVFRLNFSHGTHDDHRQRFEAIRAVERELGRPIGVLLDLQGPKLRIGTFADGPVQLAAGAGFRLDLDSAAPGSASRVCLPHPEIFAALSEGVELLLDDGKTRLRVGQCGADFAETTVVNGGTLSDRKGVNVPDAVLPLSAMTEKDRRDLDFGLALGADWIALSFVQRPEDIREIKAIVNGRAGIVAKLEKPAAIQSLDLIVAEADAIMVARGDLGVEMPAEQVPSLQKQIVRACRKAGKPVIVATQMLESMIAAPVPTRAEASDVATAIYDGADAVMLSAESASGRYPVEAVRMMNSIISRTESDPLYRDAIEASHTPPRADAADAIGYAVRHIVGLLRVPATVAYTSSGYSALRMARERPQVPILGMTPRMATARRLTLTWGVHAVLCHEVLDVPEMTDLASRTVLAEGFGEAGQSIVISAGLPFLVAGTTNLLRIAQIQ
- a CDS encoding helix-turn-helix transcriptional regulator codes for the protein MSIEIGKDITAFADQLLDAVFLVDTGGRIQYVSAACEGIFGYTPKDMAGEFIIDLVMPADRDRTIVEAKQVMSGKKRIGFENRYRHKDGSAVHIMWSAGWLQSERLRVGVARDVTALKKESILDLGLALSSVPLAPHEQKVLRLLLTDASEKQIAQRLGLAVSTTHSYVTGIFRKFGVRGRAGLMSLWLENLTRD
- a CDS encoding ABC transporter substrate-binding protein, with the protein product MNHRHAIRRIAASALAFAAALTCGTAQAQPRAAVSDDVVKIGMLLDMSGLYADVTGRGSATAAQMAIDDFGGKVLGKKIELVVVDHQNKADIAANKAREWFDTANVDAILDVAASAPALAVLEVARQKNRIVVFSGPGTERITNDLCTPVSVHYAYDTYALANTTARAMVERGGKSWFFLTADYAFGHTLQDSATAVINETGGKVLGAARHPLATSDFASYLLQAQASKAQVVGLANAGGDTVNAIKAASEFGLTRNNTQRMAGLLLYINDIHAIGLKTASGLVLTEAFYWDMNEATRAWSRRYFDKLRKMPNMSQAGAYSSVTHYLKAVQAAGTDETAAVMKKMKSMPINDFFAKNGRIREDGRMVHDMYLFEVKTPAESKYPWDYYKVLATVPGEQAFMPMSKSQCPLLRR